A part of Capsicum annuum cultivar UCD-10X-F1 chromosome 6, UCD10Xv1.1, whole genome shotgun sequence genomic DNA contains:
- the LOC107875336 gene encoding caffeic acid 3-O-methyltransferase, giving the protein MDMALSMDNISISNEDENSMMKAMHLPCGLVLNMVLKAAIELDLFELIAKSSAQKLSSYEIASQIPTKNPNAPLVLERILRFLAIQSFLTCNITKDDDGNNQTSYSLTPLSQSLIPDKDGSSIAPFLVLTVDPVGINSWFHLKDAILEGEIPFNKAHGMHAFEYHGKDSRFNGVFNKAMQNLTCIEMKRILECYNGFQGVKEIIDVGGGHGMSLASIISKYPNIKGINFDLPYVIKDAPTYEGIEHVGGDMFKSIPQGEVIILKAVLHNWDDEYCVKVLKNCWKALPKDGKVVVIEQIQAEYPEMNLLCKHSFSMDIAMMTMVGGGKERTKQQFEALAKQAGFTTALKTVARAYYSWVVELYK; this is encoded by the exons ATGGACATGGCTTTATCCATGGATAATATTTCTATATCCAATGAGGATGAAAATTCTATGATGAAAGCTATGCACCTTCCTTGTGGTTTAGTCCTTAACATGGTTTTAAAAGCTGCCATAGAACTGGACCTATTTGAACTTATAGCAAAATCTAGTGCTCAAAAGCTATCTTCGTATGAAATTGCATCTCAAATTCCCACAAAAAATCCAAATGCACCACTTGTTCTTGAAAGGATTTTAAGGTTTCTTGCTATTCAATCTTTTCTCACATGCAACATTACAAAGGATGATGATGGAAATAATCAAACATCCTACAGTTTGACTCCATTAAGCCAAAGCTTAATCCCAGATAAAGATGGATCATCAATTGCTCCCTTTTTAGTACTGACAGTTGATCCAGTTGGTATTAATTCTTG GTTTCATTTGAAAGATGCAATCCTAGAGGGAGAGATACCATTCAACAAGGCCCATGGGATGCATGCATTTGAATACCATGGAAAAGACAGCAGATTCAATGGGGTATTCAACAAAGCCATGCAAAACCTGACATGCATTGAAATGAAGAGAATTCTTGAGTGTTACAATGGCTTTCAAGGAGTTAAAGAGATAATAGATGTGGGAGGTGGACATGGAATGTCATTAGCTTCTATAATTTCCAAGTATCCAAACATCAAGGGTATTAATTTTGACCTACCCTATGTCATCAAAGATGCCCCTACTTATGAAG ggaTAGAGCATGTTGGAGGAGACATGTTTAAGAGTATTCCTCAAGGGGAGGTAATCATTCTCAAG GCCGTACTACATAATTGGGATGATGAATATTGCGTGAAAGTATTGAAGAATTGTTGGAAAGCATTGCCAAAAGATGGTAAAGTAGTGGTAATTGAACAAATACAGGCAGAATATCCAGAGATGAATCTTCTGTGTAAGCATTCATTTAGTATGGACATAGCAATGATGACTATGGTTGGTGGAGGCAAAGAAAGAACAAAGCAACAATTTGAAGCCTTGGCTAAACAAGCTGGATTTACGACTGCTCTCAAAACTGTAGCTCGAGCATATTATTCTTGGGTCGTGGAATTATACAAGTAG
- the LOC107874581 gene encoding caffeic acid 3-O-methyltransferase-like, with protein MAHGMPAFEHAGKDSRLNMLFNKAMQNLTCIEMKRILECYNGFQGAKEVIDVGGGLGMSLASIISKHPNIKGINFDLPYVIKDAPTYEGMEHVGGDMFKSVPQGEVIILKEVLHNWDDENCVKILKNCWRALPKDGKIVIIEQIQPEYPEMNLLCKHSFSMDIAMMTIFDGGKERTKQQFEALAKQAGFTTTLKIVARAYYSWVMELYKY; from the exons ATGGCCCATGGGATGCCTGCATTTGAACACGCTGGAAAAGATAGTAGATTGAATATGCTGTTCAACAAAGCCATGCAAAACCTCACATGCATTGAAATGAAGAGAATTCTTGAGTGTTACAATGGCTTCCAAGGAGCTAAAGAGGTAATAGATGTGGGAGGTGGACTTGGAATGTCATTAGCTTCTATAATTTCCAAGCATCCAAACATCAAGGGTATTAATTTTGATCTACCCTATGTCATTAAAGATGCCCCTACTTATGAAG GGATGGAGCATGTTGGAGGAGACATGTTTAAGAGTGTTCCTCAAGGGGAGGTAATCATTCTCAAG GAAGTACTTCATAATTGGGATGatgaaaattgtgtgaaaatATTAAAGAATTGTTGGAGAGCATTACCAAAAGATGGTAAAATAGTGATAATTGAACAAATACAGCCAGAATATCCAGAGATGAATCTTCTGTGTAAGCATTCATTTAGTATGGACATAGCAATGATGACTATATTTGATGGAGGCAAAGAAAGAACAAAGCAACAATTTGAAGCCTTGGCTAAACAAGCTGGATTTACTACTACTCTCAAAATTGTAGCTCGAGCATATTATTCTTGGGTCATGGAATTGTACAAGTATTGA